In one window of Panthera uncia isolate 11264 chromosome F2, Puncia_PCG_1.0, whole genome shotgun sequence DNA:
- the OPRK1 gene encoding kappa-type opioid receptor isoform X2, whose product MKTATNIYIFNLALADALVTTTMPFQSTVYLMNSWPFGDVLCKIVISIDYYNMFTSIFTLTMMSVDRYIAVCHPVKALDFRTPMKAKIINICIWLLSSSVGISAIVLGGTKVREGSFVCSLQFPDDEYSWWDLFMKICVFVFAFVIPVLIIIICYTLMILRLKSVRLLSGSREKDRNLRRITRLVLVVVAVFIICWTPIHIFILVEALGNASHSTAALSSYYFCIALGYTNSSLNPIFYAFLDENFKRCFRDFCFPVNMRTERQSTSRVRNAIQDPAYMRDVDGTNKPV is encoded by the exons ATGAAGACAGCAaccaacatttatatatttaacctGGCGTTGGCGGATGCTTTAGTTACTACAACCATGCCCTTCCAGAGCACCGTCTATCTGATGAATTCCTGGCCATTTGGGGACGTGCTGTGCAAGATTGTCATTTCCATTGACTACTATAACATGTTTACCAGCATATTCACCTTGACCATGATGAGTGTGGACCGATACATTGCTGTGTGCCACCCCGTCAAGGCTTTAGACTTTCGCACACCCATGAAAGCAAAGATCATCAACATCTGTATTTGGCTCTTATCGTCATCTGTCGGCATATCCGCAATAGTCCTTGGAGGGACCAAAGTCAGGGAAG ggtccttTGTA TGCTCCTTGCAGTTCCCGGATGACGAGTACTCCTGGTGGGACCTCTTCATGAAGATCTGTGTCTTCGTCTTCGCCTTCGTGATCCCTGTCCTCATTATCATCATCTGCTACACCCTGATGATCCTGCGCTTGAAGAGCGTCCGTCTCCTCTCTGGCTCCCGAGAGAAAGATCGTAACCTCCGTCGGATCACCAGGCTGGtcctggtggtggtggcggtCTTTATCATCTGTTGGACCCCCATTCACATCTTCATCCTTGTGGAGGCCCTGGGGAATGCCTCTCACAGCACCGCTGCCCTCTCTAGCTATTACTTCTGCATCGCCTTGGGTTATACCAACAGCAGCCTGAACCCCATTTTCTATGCGTTTCTGGATGAAAACTTCAAGCGGTGTTTTAGGGACTTCTGCTTTCCAGTTAACATGAGGACGGAGCGACAGAGCACCAGTAGAGTCCGAAACGCCATTCAGGATCCTGCTTACATGAGGGATGTTGATGGGACAAATAAACCAGTATGA